A DNA window from Streptomyces sp. CA-278952 contains the following coding sequences:
- a CDS encoding dihydrolipoyl dehydrogenase family protein gives MTDAGKNSEHSEYDVVVIGAGPVGENVADRARAAGLSAAVVESELVGGECSYWACMPSKALLRPVVARADARRVPGLSAAVRGPLDVEAVLAHRDAEASHWQDDGQVAWLESVGADVYRGTGRLTGPRAVTVTAPDGTEHRLTARHAVAVCTGSRAVVPSLPGIEEARPWTSREATSAKEAPGRLVIVGGGVVGVEMATVWQALGSEVTLLIRGGGLLPKMEPFAGELIADALTEAGARIRTGVSVTAVHRPVPDGPVTVDLDDGDRIEADEILFATGRAPRTDDLGVETIGLEPGSWLTVDDSCRVDGTDWLYAVGDVNHRALLTHQGKYQARIAGAAIAARAGNGPLETAPWGAHAATADHAAVPQVVFTDPEAASVGLTLAEAERAGHRVRAVDYDLASVAGSGLYADGYRGRARMVVDLDREILLGVTFVGPGIGELLHSATIAVAGEVPIARLWHAVPAYPTISEVWLRLLETFRG, from the coding sequence ATGACTGACGCAGGGAAGAACTCCGAGCACTCCGAGTACGACGTAGTGGTCATCGGCGCGGGTCCGGTGGGGGAGAACGTGGCGGACCGGGCCCGCGCCGCCGGGCTCTCCGCGGCGGTGGTGGAGTCCGAGCTGGTCGGCGGCGAGTGCTCCTACTGGGCGTGCATGCCGAGCAAGGCGCTCCTGCGCCCCGTCGTCGCCCGCGCCGACGCCCGCCGGGTGCCGGGACTGAGCGCCGCGGTGCGGGGCCCCCTGGACGTGGAGGCCGTACTCGCCCACCGGGACGCGGAGGCGAGCCATTGGCAGGACGACGGCCAGGTCGCCTGGCTGGAGAGCGTCGGAGCGGACGTGTACCGGGGTACGGGCCGGCTCACCGGCCCCCGTGCGGTCACCGTCACCGCCCCCGACGGCACGGAGCACCGGCTCACGGCCCGGCACGCCGTCGCCGTCTGCACCGGCTCCCGGGCCGTGGTCCCCTCCCTCCCCGGCATCGAGGAGGCCCGCCCCTGGACCAGCCGAGAAGCCACCAGCGCCAAGGAAGCCCCGGGCCGGCTCGTGATCGTCGGCGGGGGCGTCGTGGGCGTGGAGATGGCGACCGTCTGGCAGGCCCTGGGCTCCGAGGTGACGCTGCTGATCCGGGGCGGCGGTCTGCTCCCGAAGATGGAGCCCTTCGCGGGCGAGCTGATCGCCGACGCGCTGACGGAGGCCGGGGCCCGGATCCGTACGGGCGTCTCGGTCACCGCCGTCCACCGCCCCGTACCGGACGGCCCGGTCACCGTCGACCTGGACGACGGCGACCGCATCGAGGCCGACGAGATCCTCTTCGCCACCGGCAGGGCCCCGCGCACGGACGACCTGGGCGTGGAGACGATCGGCCTCGAACCCGGCTCCTGGCTCACCGTGGACGACAGCTGCCGCGTCGACGGAACGGACTGGCTGTACGCGGTCGGGGACGTCAACCACCGCGCACTCCTGACCCACCAGGGCAAATACCAGGCCCGCATCGCGGGCGCGGCGATCGCCGCCCGCGCCGGGAACGGCCCCCTGGAGACCGCCCCCTGGGGCGCCCACGCGGCCACCGCCGATCACGCGGCCGTCCCCCAGGTCGTCTTCACCGACCCGGAGGCCGCGTCCGTCGGCCTCACCCTCGCCGAGGCCGAACGCGCGGGCCACCGCGTACGCGCCGTCGACTACGACCTGGCCTCGGTCGCCGGCTCCGGCCTCTACGCCGACGGCTACCGCGGCCGCGCCCGGATGGTCGTGGACCTGGACCGCGAGATCCTGCTCGGCGTCACCTTCGTCGGCCCGGGCATCGGCGAACTCCTGCACTCGGCGACGATCGCGGTCGCGGGGGAGGTCCCCATCGCCCGCCTGTGGCACGCGGTCCCGGCGTATCCGACGATCAGCGAGGTGTGGCTGCGGCTGCTGGAGACGTTCAGAGGGTAG
- the trxA gene encoding thioredoxin: protein MSTVELTKENFDQVVSDNDFVLIDFWASWCGPCRQFAPVYDSASERHPDLVFAKVDTEAQQELAAAFEIRSIPTLMIVRDNVAVFSQPGALPEAALEDVIGQARKLDMDEVRTSVEEQKRAAEAGQGQPEAP from the coding sequence ATGAGCACCGTCGAGCTCACCAAGGAAAACTTCGATCAGGTCGTCAGCGACAACGATTTCGTCCTGATCGACTTCTGGGCTTCCTGGTGCGGCCCCTGCCGGCAGTTCGCGCCGGTCTACGACTCGGCCTCCGAGCGCCACCCCGACCTCGTCTTCGCCAAGGTGGACACCGAGGCGCAGCAGGAGCTGGCGGCTGCCTTCGAGATCCGTTCCATTCCGACGCTGATGATCGTCCGCGACAACGTCGCGGTCTTCTCGCAGCCCGGTGCGCTGCCCGAGGCGGCTCTGGAGGACGTCATCGGGCAGGCCCGGAAGCTGGACATGGACGAGGTCCGCACGTCCGTCGAGGAGCAGAAGCGGGCGGCCGAGGCGGGCCAGGGGCAGCCGGAGGCCCCGTAA
- a CDS encoding LacI family DNA-binding transcriptional regulator, translating to MSQLPKQPAETSVPTSADVARLAGVSRATVSYVLNNNATVRISEPTRRRVREAALQLGYVPHAAARSLRAGHSRMVLLPSGHIPAGPLHQYFFEELQSGLRRLDYTVVQYGSVGLTADEAATAWAELRPVAVVVPPGIALTPHGTGILTRSGAKAVITLGPGPVAGAHGLVMDQRQVGASAVEHLLARGRRHIGVVMPQEPGRVPFSEPRLIGARRVAEPAGARVCPLPLWYEEESAHQLAARWPELGLDAVFAYNDEYAMLLMRALQDAGVTVPADTAVIGADDALIGRLLRPRLSTVRMELAMSQPLAETIDRMVQHPGGPPVHQDLLRTSAVHRESS from the coding sequence ATGAGCCAGTTACCCAAGCAGCCCGCCGAAACCTCCGTTCCGACCAGCGCCGATGTCGCGCGCCTCGCCGGAGTGTCCCGGGCCACCGTGTCATACGTACTGAACAACAACGCCACCGTCCGGATCAGCGAACCCACCCGACGCCGGGTCAGGGAGGCAGCCCTCCAGCTCGGTTACGTCCCGCACGCGGCTGCCCGCAGTCTGCGCGCCGGACACAGCCGCATGGTCCTGCTGCCCTCCGGTCACATACCGGCGGGACCACTGCACCAGTACTTCTTCGAGGAACTCCAGTCCGGGCTGCGCCGCCTGGACTACACCGTCGTCCAGTACGGCAGCGTCGGTCTCACCGCCGACGAGGCGGCCACGGCCTGGGCCGAACTGCGGCCCGTCGCCGTCGTCGTACCGCCGGGCATCGCCCTCACCCCCCACGGCACGGGCATACTGACCCGCTCCGGAGCCAAGGCGGTGATCACCCTGGGCCCCGGCCCGGTGGCCGGAGCGCACGGCCTGGTCATGGACCAACGCCAGGTCGGCGCCAGCGCGGTGGAACACCTGCTGGCCCGCGGCCGTCGCCACATCGGCGTGGTCATGCCCCAGGAACCGGGCCGGGTGCCCTTCTCCGAACCCCGCCTCATCGGGGCACGTCGCGTCGCCGAACCGGCGGGGGCCCGCGTGTGCCCCCTCCCGCTGTGGTACGAGGAGGAGTCCGCTCACCAGCTGGCCGCCCGCTGGCCGGAGCTGGGACTGGACGCGGTGTTCGCGTACAACGACGAGTACGCCATGCTGCTGATGCGGGCCCTCCAGGACGCTGGGGTGACCGTGCCCGCCGACACGGCGGTGATCGGCGCCGACGACGCTCTCATCGGCCGGCTGCTGCGTCCCCGGCTGAGCACGGTCCGGATGGAGCTCGCCATGTCGCAGCCGCTGGCCGAGACGATCGACCGCATGGTCCAGCACCCGGGCGGACCACCGGTCCATCAGGACCTGCTCCGCACCAGCGCCGTGCACCGGGAATCCAGCTGA
- a CDS encoding type II toxin-antitoxin system PemK/MazF family toxin: protein MTFPDSAYRSDNPFDVPGSSGPTATTQADADDVGSVRTSYAPDRDGDPDPGEIVWTWVPFEENDGRGKDRPVLVVAREEAGTLLAVQLSSKQHDREHEWVALGAGPWDSSGRPSWAGLERVLRVHEDGMRREACALDRERFDRVAGRLRERYGWS from the coding sequence ATGACGTTCCCCGACAGCGCGTACCGATCCGACAACCCCTTTGACGTGCCCGGCAGCAGCGGGCCGACCGCCACGACACAGGCCGACGCCGATGACGTGGGCTCCGTGCGTACGTCCTACGCCCCCGATCGCGACGGCGATCCCGACCCAGGTGAGATCGTCTGGACCTGGGTGCCCTTCGAGGAGAACGACGGGCGGGGGAAGGACCGACCGGTGCTCGTCGTGGCCCGCGAGGAGGCGGGCACGCTGCTCGCCGTCCAGCTCTCCAGCAAGCAGCACGACCGGGAGCACGAGTGGGTGGCGCTGGGCGCGGGCCCCTGGGACAGCTCGGGGCGGCCGTCCTGGGCGGGCCTTGAGCGGGTACTGCGGGTCCACGAGGACGGGATGCGCCGGGAGGCGTGCGCTCTGGACCGGGAGCGGTTCGACCGGGTCGCCGGGCGGCTGCGCGAGCGGTACGGCTGGAGCTGA
- a CDS encoding TIGR02452 family protein, with the protein MSARLRGIARGTQAVVEAGTYRNAAGQDVSIARAVAAALSGTRLYGPDPVPVAALDTDRTPHFEVTGESSLAAARRMTGEAPGRVAVLSYASARNPGGGYLNGAQAQEEALCRGSALHATLLRAPEYYAHHRAERSAFYTDRVIHSPGVPVFRDDRGAFLDAPYTVGFLTSPAPNAGVIRRQTPEEAHRVPAALASRAERVLEVAAVRGYRRLVLGAWGCGVFQNDPAQVAEAFRALLGERGRFGGHFEQIVFGILDRDPESAVRAAFARTFT; encoded by the coding sequence GTGAGCGCGCGGCTGCGCGGTATCGCGCGCGGGACACAAGCGGTCGTCGAGGCCGGGACATATCGCAACGCTGCAGGTCAGGACGTGTCCATTGCACGGGCCGTGGCCGCCGCGCTGTCCGGTACCAGGCTCTACGGGCCGGACCCGGTGCCCGTCGCGGCCCTGGACACCGACCGCACCCCGCACTTCGAGGTCACCGGCGAGAGCAGCCTCGCCGCGGCCCGCAGGATGACCGGCGAGGCACCCGGCCGCGTCGCCGTCCTCAGCTACGCCTCGGCCCGCAACCCAGGCGGCGGCTACCTCAACGGCGCGCAGGCCCAGGAGGAGGCCCTGTGCCGCGGCTCGGCCCTCCACGCGACCCTCCTGCGCGCCCCCGAGTACTACGCGCACCACCGCGCCGAACGCAGCGCCTTCTACACCGACCGGGTGATCCACTCGCCCGGGGTGCCGGTCTTCCGCGACGACCGCGGCGCCTTCCTGGACGCCCCGTACACCGTCGGCTTCCTCACCTCGCCCGCGCCCAACGCCGGGGTGATCCGGCGGCAGACCCCCGAGGAGGCCCACCGCGTCCCGGCGGCCCTGGCCTCCCGCGCCGAACGGGTGCTGGAGGTCGCGGCCGTACGGGGCTACCGCAGACTGGTCCTGGGGGCCTGGGGCTGCGGGGTCTTCCAGAACGATCCGGCACAGGTGGCGGAGGCGTTCCGGGCGCTGCTCGGCGAGCGCGGCCGGTTCGGCGGCCACTTCGAGCAGATCGTCTTCGGGATCCTGGACCGGGACCCCGAATCAGCCGTCCGGGCCGCCTTCGCCCGGACGTTCACCTGA
- the egtA gene encoding ergothioneine biosynthesis glutamate--cysteine ligase EgtA has translation MGLDIPGATGSRPDAVPLDESGAEDLLRGICFKTGPPRTVGVELEWLIHDRERPDLPVGQERLDSAVAAVRALPLSAALTFEPGGQLELSSQPAGSLMECVDATAADLAAVRATLGAAGLAPVGLGVDPWQAPRRRLREPRYEAMEAALDRTGPAGRAMMCTSASVQVCLDAGEEEPGPLGYGRRWQLAHLLGAVLVAAFANSPFQQGRRTGWRSTRQSLWADLDPGRTLAPGSGRAPREAWAAHVLDTTVLCIRCEEGPWDVPEGLTFREWIRTGSPRPPVRADLDYHLTTLFPPVRPRGHLELRMIDAQSGPDGWLVPLAVATALFDDPEAAETVYRTVKPLAETAGAQAAPRNPLWTAAAREGLADPELRAAASACFGAALPALERMGASGAVLDTVAAFTDRYVARGRCPADDLSEPGDLTGRSLSTGRSPLNGPSPLTGPSPLNDRTPPRPGKAASA, from the coding sequence ATGGGCTTGGACATTCCCGGCGCAACCGGCTCGCGCCCGGACGCCGTCCCCCTCGACGAGAGCGGGGCAGAGGATTTACTGCGCGGCATCTGTTTCAAGACGGGTCCGCCTCGAACCGTCGGAGTGGAACTCGAATGGCTCATCCACGACCGGGAACGACCTGACCTTCCGGTCGGCCAGGAACGGCTGGACAGCGCCGTCGCGGCGGTCCGCGCACTGCCGCTGAGCGCGGCGCTGACGTTCGAGCCGGGTGGGCAGCTGGAGCTCAGCTCGCAGCCCGCCGGCTCCCTCATGGAGTGCGTCGACGCCACCGCGGCCGATCTGGCGGCGGTCCGCGCCACGCTCGGCGCGGCGGGGCTCGCCCCGGTCGGGCTCGGCGTCGACCCGTGGCAGGCTCCGCGCCGCAGGCTGCGGGAGCCTCGCTACGAGGCGATGGAGGCCGCGCTGGACCGTACGGGGCCGGCGGGGCGGGCGATGATGTGCACCTCGGCGTCGGTCCAGGTCTGCCTGGACGCGGGCGAGGAGGAGCCGGGGCCGCTCGGTTACGGGCGGCGCTGGCAGCTCGCGCACCTGCTGGGCGCGGTGCTGGTGGCCGCGTTCGCCAATTCGCCGTTCCAGCAGGGCCGCCGGACCGGCTGGCGCTCCACCCGGCAGTCGCTGTGGGCCGATCTGGACCCGGGCAGGACCCTGGCGCCCGGTTCCGGGCGCGCCCCGCGCGAGGCCTGGGCCGCGCACGTGCTGGACACGACCGTGCTGTGCATCCGGTGCGAGGAGGGCCCCTGGGACGTGCCGGAAGGGCTGACCTTCCGTGAGTGGATCCGTACCGGGTCGCCCCGGCCGCCGGTGCGGGCCGATCTCGACTACCACCTCACCACGCTGTTCCCTCCGGTCCGGCCGCGCGGCCATCTCGAACTGCGCATGATCGACGCGCAGAGCGGGCCCGACGGGTGGCTGGTGCCGCTCGCCGTCGCCACGGCCCTGTTCGACGACCCGGAGGCCGCCGAGACCGTGTACCGCACCGTGAAGCCGCTGGCCGAGACGGCGGGCGCACAGGCCGCACCCCGCAATCCGCTCTGGACGGCGGCGGCCCGTGAGGGGCTAGCCGACCCGGAGCTGCGGGCCGCGGCCTCCGCCTGTTTCGGGGCGGCGCTCCCGGCACTGGAGCGGATGGGAGCGAGCGGGGCGGTGCTCGACACCGTGGCCGCCTTCACCGACCGCTATGTCGCCCGGGGCCGATGCCCGGCCGACGACCTGTCCGAGCCCGGCGACCTGACCGGTCGGAGCCTGTCGACCGGTCGGAGCCCGCTGAACGGTCCGAGCCCGCTGACCGGCCCGAGCCCGCTCAACGATCGCACCCCGCCGCGTCCCGGAAAGGCGGCCTCCGCATGA
- the egtB gene encoding ergothioneine biosynthesis protein EgtB produces the protein MTEHREDTRHREHSDAFDPAGSTASTGFPVVPGIDPEVLRRRALDALLSARERTALLTDSVDDGELTAQHSPLMSPLVWDLAHIGNQEEQWLLRAVGGREALRPEIDGLYNAFEHTRASRPSLPLLAPAEARTYASDVRGRALDLLEGAPLHEGGRPLERAGFAFGMIAQHEQQHDETMLITHQLRAGPAALTAPAPPPPVGAEALPDDVLIPGGPFTMGTSAEPWALDNERPAHRCDVPAFRLDTSPVTCGAYLRFIEDGGYRQRRWWAPEGWAMVREHDLAAPLFWRREAGAWLRRRFGVTELVPEDEPVLHVSWYEADAYARWAGRRLPTESEWEKAARHDPASGRSRRYPWGDEDPTPERANLGQRHLRPARSGAYPAGRSPAGAGQLIGDVWEWTSSDFQPYPGFVAFPYREYSEVFFGPGHKVLRGGSFAVGEVACRGTFRNWDLPVRRQIFSGFRTARDA, from the coding sequence ATGACCGAGCACCGTGAAGACACCCGGCACCGCGAGCACTCCGACGCCTTCGATCCGGCCGGCTCCACCGCGTCGACCGGCTTCCCTGTCGTGCCCGGCATCGATCCGGAGGTGCTGCGGCGGCGTGCCCTCGACGCGCTACTGTCCGCGCGCGAGCGGACCGCGCTGCTCACCGACAGTGTGGACGACGGCGAACTGACCGCTCAGCACTCCCCGTTGATGTCACCGCTGGTCTGGGACCTGGCGCACATCGGCAACCAGGAAGAGCAGTGGCTGCTGCGCGCGGTCGGCGGCCGGGAGGCGCTGCGCCCGGAGATCGACGGGCTGTACAACGCCTTCGAGCACACGCGCGCCTCGCGCCCCTCGCTGCCGCTGCTGGCCCCCGCCGAGGCCAGGACGTACGCCTCCGACGTACGGGGGCGGGCGCTGGACCTGCTGGAGGGCGCACCGCTGCACGAGGGCGGGCGCCCGCTGGAGCGGGCCGGGTTCGCCTTCGGCATGATCGCCCAGCATGAACAGCAGCACGACGAGACGATGTTGATCACCCATCAGCTGCGCGCGGGGCCCGCGGCGCTGACCGCGCCCGCGCCGCCCCCGCCCGTCGGTGCCGAGGCGCTGCCGGACGACGTCCTGATTCCCGGTGGCCCGTTCACGATGGGGACCTCCGCCGAGCCGTGGGCCCTGGACAACGAACGGCCCGCGCACCGGTGCGACGTGCCGGCGTTCCGTCTGGACACCTCGCCGGTCACCTGTGGTGCCTACCTCCGCTTCATCGAGGACGGCGGGTACCGGCAGAGGCGCTGGTGGGCGCCCGAGGGCTGGGCCATGGTCCGTGAACACGACCTGGCCGCACCGCTGTTCTGGCGGCGGGAGGCGGGAGCGTGGCTGCGCCGCCGGTTCGGGGTGACCGAGCTGGTGCCGGAGGACGAGCCGGTGCTGCACGTCAGCTGGTACGAGGCGGACGCGTACGCCCGCTGGGCGGGGCGGCGGCTGCCCACGGAGAGCGAGTGGGAGAAGGCCGCCCGTCACGATCCGGCCTCCGGCCGCTCCCGGCGCTACCCGTGGGGCGACGAGGACCCGACGCCCGAGCGGGCCAACCTGGGCCAGCGCCACCTGCGTCCGGCACGGTCCGGCGCGTATCCGGCGGGCCGTTCGCCCGCCGGGGCCGGGCAGTTGATCGGTGACGTGTGGGAGTGGACCTCCAGCGACTTCCAGCCCTATCCGGGGTTCGTGGCGTTTCCCTACCGCGAGTACTCGGAAGTGTTCTTCGGGCCGGGGCACAAGGTGCTGCGCGGCGGCTCGTTCGCCGTGGGCGAGGTCGCCTGCCGGGGCACCTTCCGCAACTGGGACCTTCCGGTGCGGCGGCAGATCTTCTCCGGATTCCGCACCGCGAGGGATGCCTGA
- the egtC gene encoding ergothioneine biosynthesis protein EgtC has protein sequence MCRHIAYVGEPVALGEILLRPPHALVRQSWAPRRQRFGTVNADGFGVGWYAEGDPLPGRYRRQGPIWGDETFTDLARVVRSTALLAAVRDATEAGADGEAAAAPYTAGRQLFSHNGMVRGWPGSLADAAAALPAERLLSLAARNDSALIWALIRHRTDAGDDVPRAVAETVREVAAAAPGSRLNLLLTDGETITATAWGDTLWYLTTPGHRTAVASEPYDDDPLWREVPDRTLLVASSTDVLLTPLKEPTA, from the coding sequence ATGTGCCGTCACATCGCCTATGTGGGCGAGCCGGTGGCGCTCGGAGAGATTCTGCTGCGGCCTCCGCACGCCTTGGTGCGGCAGTCCTGGGCGCCGCGCCGCCAGCGCTTCGGCACGGTGAACGCGGATGGTTTCGGGGTCGGTTGGTACGCGGAGGGGGACCCGCTGCCCGGACGCTACCGCCGCCAGGGACCGATATGGGGCGACGAGACCTTCACCGATCTGGCCCGGGTGGTACGCAGCACCGCGCTGCTGGCCGCCGTACGGGATGCCACCGAGGCGGGTGCGGACGGGGAGGCCGCGGCCGCGCCGTACACCGCCGGGCGGCAGTTGTTCAGCCACAACGGGATGGTGCGGGGCTGGCCCGGCTCACTCGCCGACGCGGCCGCGGCCCTGCCCGCCGAGAGACTCCTGTCGCTGGCCGCCCGTAACGACTCGGCGCTGATCTGGGCGCTGATCCGCCACCGGACCGACGCGGGGGACGATGTGCCGCGCGCCGTCGCGGAGACCGTGCGGGAGGTCGCGGCCGCCGCGCCCGGCTCCCGGCTGAATCTGCTCCTCACCGACGGGGAGACGATCACGGCGACCGCCTGGGGCGACACCCTCTGGTACCTCACGACACCGGGCCACCGCACCGCGGTCGCCTCGGAGCCGTACGACGACGACCCGCTCTGGCGCGAGGTCCCCGACCGCACGCTGCTGGTCGCGAGCTCCACAGACGTCCTGCTCACCCCGCTCAAGGAGCCCACCGCGTGA
- the egtD gene encoding L-histidine N(alpha)-methyltransferase, with protein sequence MSPFLLTRTLPVDATDAALRADVLSGLTRHPKTLPPKWFYDARGSELFEEITRLPEYYPTRAEREILQARAEEIAASSGARTVIELGSGSSEKTRHLLDVLPGLHSYVPVDVSESALTGAAESLLAEHPGLSVHALIADFTGGLALPGTPGPRLVVFLGGTIGNLLPEERAAFLRSVRLLLSPGDALLLGTDLVKDEETLVAAYDDAAGVTAAFNKNVLNVVNRELGADFPLDEFDHLAVWNPRERWIEMRLRARRALSVKIRELDLVVPFEAGEELRTEVSAKFRQEDVRAELAVAGMRLTQWWTDSAGRFALSLATAV encoded by the coding sequence GTGAGTCCCTTCCTGCTGACCCGCACCCTGCCGGTGGACGCGACGGACGCGGCGCTGCGCGCCGACGTCCTCAGCGGCCTGACCCGGCATCCCAAGACCCTGCCGCCGAAGTGGTTCTACGACGCCCGCGGCAGCGAGCTGTTCGAGGAGATCACCCGGCTGCCGGAGTACTACCCGACCCGCGCGGAGCGGGAGATTCTTCAGGCGCGTGCCGAGGAGATCGCCGCGTCGTCGGGCGCCCGGACGGTGATCGAGCTGGGCTCGGGGTCGTCCGAGAAGACCCGTCATCTGCTGGACGTGCTCCCCGGGTTGCACAGTTACGTCCCCGTGGACGTGAGCGAGAGCGCGCTGACGGGGGCGGCCGAGTCGCTGCTCGCCGAGCACCCGGGGCTGTCCGTCCACGCGCTGATCGCGGACTTCACCGGGGGCCTGGCCCTGCCGGGGACACCGGGGCCCCGGCTGGTGGTGTTCCTGGGGGGCACGATCGGCAATCTGCTGCCGGAGGAGCGGGCGGCGTTCCTCCGGTCGGTGCGCTTGCTGCTCTCGCCCGGTGACGCGCTGCTCCTCGGCACGGACCTGGTGAAGGACGAGGAGACGCTGGTGGCCGCGTACGACGACGCGGCCGGGGTGACGGCGGCCTTCAACAAGAACGTCCTGAATGTCGTCAACCGTGAGCTGGGGGCCGATTTCCCGCTCGACGAGTTCGATCACCTCGCGGTGTGGAATCCGCGGGAACGCTGGATCGAGATGCGGCTGCGGGCCCGTCGGGCGCTGAGCGTCAAGATCCGGGAGCTGGACCTCGTGGTGCCGTTCGAGGCCGGCGAGGAGCTGCGTACGGAGGTGTCGGCGAAGTTCCGGCAGGAGGACGTCCGTGCGGAGCTGGCCGTTGCCGGCATGCGGCTGACTCAGTGGTGGACGGACTCGGCGGGGCGGTTCGCCCTGTCGCTGGCCACGGCGGTCTGA
- a CDS encoding lysophospholipid acyltransferase family protein, with protein MSLWLPVAPCTPAGCARHSGAVRASLPAALMLLAGCGLVMLGVACVPLVRLLGPAPRRRLTRRWARAVPRAFGVRVTVRRHAPETATGGELVVANHISWLDIPLIASVLPGRMVAKSEIRRWPLLGPVAALGGTLFIERDRLRALPAAVRAVAAALRSGSRVVVFPEGSTWCGRDGGAFRPAVFQAAIDAGATVRPVRIAYGTVEHHTAEHRSPPAAGAVAFVGTDPLAVSLWRVVRAAGLTARIDVLAPIPVDGEDGRRALARRARAAVLEPGGVLRSRQTAVASDRANRPAESVHH; from the coding sequence ATGAGCCTCTGGCTGCCCGTCGCCCCGTGTACCCCGGCCGGCTGCGCCCGGCACAGCGGGGCCGTACGCGCTTCCCTGCCCGCCGCCCTCATGCTGCTGGCCGGCTGCGGACTGGTCATGCTGGGGGTGGCCTGTGTCCCGCTGGTACGGCTGCTCGGGCCCGCCCCGCGGCGTCGCCTGACGCGGCGCTGGGCGCGCGCCGTCCCCCGGGCCTTCGGCGTACGCGTCACCGTGCGGCGGCATGCTCCGGAGACCGCCACGGGCGGCGAACTCGTCGTCGCCAACCACATCTCCTGGCTCGACATCCCGCTGATCGCCTCCGTACTGCCCGGCCGGATGGTCGCCAAGAGCGAGATCCGGCGCTGGCCCCTGCTCGGCCCCGTCGCCGCGCTCGGCGGCACCCTGTTCATCGAGCGCGACCGGCTGCGCGCCCTGCCCGCCGCCGTACGGGCCGTCGCCGCGGCCCTGCGTTCCGGCTCCCGGGTCGTGGTCTTCCCCGAGGGCAGCACCTGGTGCGGACGGGACGGTGGCGCTTTCCGGCCCGCCGTCTTCCAGGCGGCGATCGACGCCGGCGCGACGGTGAGGCCGGTCCGCATCGCCTACGGCACCGTGGAGCACCACACCGCGGAGCACCGCTCCCCACCGGCCGCGGGAGCCGTCGCGTTCGTCGGGACCGACCCGCTCGCCGTCTCCCTGTGGCGGGTGGTGCGGGCGGCCGGGCTCACCGCCCGGATCGACGTCCTCGCGCCGATCCCCGTGGACGGCGAGGACGGCCGCCGCGCTCTGGCCCGCAGAGCACGAGCGGCCGTCCTCGAACCCGGAGGCGTGCTCCGGTCCCGTCAGACCGCCGTGGCCAGCGACAGGGCGAACCGCCCCGCCGAGTCCGTCCACCACTGA
- a CDS encoding GNAT family N-acetyltransferase → MTVLPVAPLPASAPLPASAGAPEPAYRVSLATCREDVRAAQRLRHLVFAGELGARLEGPEPGLDSDAFDAYCDHLLVRETGTGDVVATYRLLPPDRARIAGRLYAESEFDLTRLAPIRDDLVEVGRSCVHPAHRDGAVIALVWAGLARYMERTGHTWIAGCCSLPLADGGASAARSWNTVRASHLAPEKYWVTPHRLWDSAAHGTEAGSRAELPPLLRGYLRLGAQICGAPAYDPDFNVADLYVLLSLRRTDPRYLRHFLSLAPLR, encoded by the coding sequence ATGACCGTGCTGCCCGTCGCCCCGCTCCCCGCCTCCGCCCCGCTCCCCGCCTCCGCCGGCGCCCCGGAACCGGCCTACCGGGTCTCCCTCGCCACCTGCCGGGAAGACGTACGAGCCGCCCAGCGCCTGCGCCACCTCGTGTTCGCCGGGGAACTCGGAGCCCGGCTGGAAGGGCCCGAACCCGGCCTGGACAGCGACGCCTTCGACGCGTACTGCGACCACCTGCTGGTCCGCGAGACCGGCACCGGGGACGTCGTCGCCACCTACCGGCTGCTGCCGCCGGACCGGGCCCGGATCGCCGGACGCCTCTACGCGGAGAGCGAGTTCGACCTCACCCGGCTCGCTCCGATCCGCGACGACCTCGTCGAGGTCGGCCGTTCCTGCGTCCACCCCGCACACCGCGACGGCGCGGTCATCGCCCTCGTCTGGGCCGGACTCGCCCGGTACATGGAGCGCACCGGCCACACCTGGATCGCGGGCTGCTGCTCCCTCCCGCTTGCCGACGGGGGCGCGAGCGCCGCCCGGAGCTGGAACACCGTTCGCGCGAGCCACCTCGCGCCGGAGAAGTACTGGGTCACCCCGCACCGGCTCTGGGACTCCGCCGCGCACGGCACGGAAGCCGGCTCCCGGGCTGAACTCCCGCCCCTGCTGCGCGGCTACCTCCGGCTCGGCGCCCAGATCTGCGGAGCCCCGGCGTACGACCCCGACTTCAACGTCGCCGACCTGTACGTCCTGCTCTCGCTGCGCCGCACCGACCCGCGCTACCTGCGCCACTTCCTCTCCCTGGCCCCGTTGCGATGA